The window CACTTTTAACACTCAGCTTGGTCTCTGCCCAAGAATCTCCCATCCAACAAAAAGACTCCATTATCACCGAAAATCTGGATGAAGTGGTGGTTACGGCGACCCGAACGGTGCGCCAACTTTCCTCCCTCCCACTTCCTGTGACCTTGATTCCCAAGGAACAGATCAATCGTTCCGGGGTTACCCGATTAAATGAAATCTTGAATGAACAGACCGGTATTGTGATGACTCCCGATGCAACCATTGGTGGTGGCGAAGGGGTACAGATCCAAGGAATCGCTTCCGATTATGTCATGATATTGATAGACGGGGTTCCCGTAGTGGGCCGAAGCTCTGGAAATCTGGACTTGAGCCGTTTTGCCATTGGCAATATCAAACAGATTGAAGTGGTAAAGGGTCCCTCCTCCAGTCTTTTTGGTTCAGAAGCCCTGGGCGGGGTCATCAACATCATCACAGAAAAACCGAATACCGATGACATTAGCGGTCAAATCTCACATCGCGCGGCAACATTCAACAATCAAAATAGCACCATCAACCTGAATCAAAGAAAAGGGGACCTTGGCTACTCACTCTTTGTGGACCGATTGAGCACCGACGGTTTTGATCTGACTCCCAACTCGGAGGGGCAAACCGTGAATCCGTTTTTCAACTACACCTTAAATGGAAGGGTATACTTTAATGTGTCGGACCAACTCAAGGCTTTTGCATCTGGGCGTTACTTTCTTCAGGATTTCGACATCCCTTCAGGAACAAGCGAAGAGCGTGATGGCAATGTACACCTAAGATTAGATCATGAATTGAGCAAGAAATCCAGCTTCGAGTACGAGCTGTACTACACCAATTATGTCACCAACGAGCAAACGGTAGACCCTATTAACGATGAAATTCTGCTCGATAATGATTTCAACCAAAAACTCTTCCGTCCCGAAGTACGCTTTAACCACGCCTTCAGTTCGGATAACACGGTAACGGTGGGCGCCGGTTACAATCTTGAAAATTTGGAGCGTTCGCTTTTTGCGGAAAACATCACCTTCAACTCCCAATATGTTTACGCTCAATACGACTTTAAACCATTGGAAAAGCTAAATATTATCGCAGGTGCTCGCTTTGACAACCATAGTGAGTACAATTCCCAGCTCAGCCCAAAACTATCCGCCCGCTACGACCTTTCCGCATATTGGTCCGTAAAGGGCTCCGTGGGCAGTGGTTTTAAGGCCCCCGATTTCCGTCAGCTCTACCTCGACTTTACCAATGCCGCAGGTGGTGGCTATTCCGTTTTTGGAAAGGAAGTGGAAGCCGCAGCCATTCAACGCCTGCAGGAAAATGATGAAGTGGCCAACCTTGCCGTGGACCCCAACGACCTTGGGGAACGCTTGGACGCCGAAAGTTCAGTGGGCATCAACTTGGGGGTGGGCTTTAAAAAAGGACAATTTCGAAGTGATCTAAATTTCTTTCGAAACGACTTTACCAACCTAATCGATACCCGCATCTTGGCGGCCAAGACCAACGGACAAAATGTGTTCGGATACATCAACCGCGAAAGCGTGTACACCCAAGGTCTTGAGGTGGACCTTCAATACAAGGTTCTTGAAAATTTGGACCTGTCCGCAGGCTACCAATTGCTGTACGCATTCGACAAGGATAAGGAGGATGCCATCGAAAATGGAGAGGTCTTTGCCCGTGACCAGCAAACGTTGGAAACCATCCGATTGGACCGCAGCGATTACTTTGGGCTCGAAAACCGTTCGAGGCACACCCTCAACTTCAAAGCTTTTTACGAAGTGCCCGAATGGGGTGCCAACGCCAACCTACGCGTGGTGTACCGAAGCAGTTTTGGACTCACCGACCGTAATGGCAACGATGTGCTCGACGAACTGGACAACTCTTTTGTGGATGGCTACGCCCTAGTGAACCTTTCCTTCGGAAAAACATTTTTTAAACACTACCAATTGCAACTGGGCGCCAATAATCTGTTGGACTTTCAAGGGTCCAATCCTTTGGCATCGCAGGACAATGAACAATTGATCAATCCCGGAATACAATTATTTGCAAGACTTAATATTCAATTTTAAAACCAAGATTACATGAAAACAACCCTAAAACTATTCAGCCTTTTAGCCCTACTCTTTGCCTTTGTTGCCTGTAGCGAAGACAACGACGGTGGTATGACGGATTTTACCGTGACCGCCATAAGCACAGAATCGGGAACCGTAGGCACCGAAATTACCATCTCCGGAACCAATTTCCCCGAGGCTTCGGATATCAGCTTGACTTTTGGTGGCGTAGCGGCTACCATCAGCTCGGCAACCAGCACCCAAATCGTTACCACCGTTCCCAACGGGGCCATTTCTGGAGCTGTGACCCTTTCCGCCAACGGGACTTCCCGGGAAGTGACGGCTTCTTTTAGCGTATTGGCCAATTTGGTGAGCGCTAGCGTCGAAAACTTGGAGGCTCCGCAAACAGGAGGTCAAGGACAACCGATTGGCGGCCCATTCACCAAATTCAGTTTTGAGACCGGTGACGTGACCGATAGCGATACCGAATGGGATATTGCCTTTAGGGGAACCACCATTGCCGTGAACGGAGGAACCGTGACGGGAACCAACGACGAGCCCGCTAGAAACGGAAATGCCGGTGGGGCCATTGAATCCGGTTTGTTTACCGATGTGACCACCGCGGAGGGACTCACCTTTGAGGTAGATGCCG is drawn from Flagellimonas sp. MMG031 and contains these coding sequences:
- a CDS encoding TonB-dependent receptor, with the protein product MSLNKNICLLFSTLLTLSLVSAQESPIQQKDSIITENLDEVVVTATRTVRQLSSLPLPVTLIPKEQINRSGVTRLNEILNEQTGIVMTPDATIGGGEGVQIQGIASDYVMILIDGVPVVGRSSGNLDLSRFAIGNIKQIEVVKGPSSSLFGSEALGGVINIITEKPNTDDISGQISHRAATFNNQNSTINLNQRKGDLGYSLFVDRLSTDGFDLTPNSEGQTVNPFFNYTLNGRVYFNVSDQLKAFASGRYFLQDFDIPSGTSEERDGNVHLRLDHELSKKSSFEYELYYTNYVTNEQTVDPINDEILLDNDFNQKLFRPEVRFNHAFSSDNTVTVGAGYNLENLERSLFAENITFNSQYVYAQYDFKPLEKLNIIAGARFDNHSEYNSQLSPKLSARYDLSAYWSVKGSVGSGFKAPDFRQLYLDFTNAAGGGYSVFGKEVEAAAIQRLQENDEVANLAVDPNDLGERLDAESSVGINLGVGFKKGQFRSDLNFFRNDFTNLIDTRILAAKTNGQNVFGYINRESVYTQGLEVDLQYKVLENLDLSAGYQLLYAFDKDKEDAIENGEVFARDQQTLETIRLDRSDYFGLENRSRHTLNFKAFYEVPEWGANANLRVVYRSSFGLTDRNGNDVLDELDNSFVDGYALVNLSFGKTFFKHYQLQLGANNLLDFQGSNPLASQDNEQLINPGIQLFARLNIQF
- a CDS encoding IPT/TIG domain-containing protein, whose protein sequence is MKTTLKLFSLLALLFAFVACSEDNDGGMTDFTVTAISTESGTVGTEITISGTNFPEASDISLTFGGVAATISSATSTQIVTTVPNGAISGAVTLSANGTSREVTASFSVLANLVSASVENLEAPQTGGQGQPIGGPFTKFSFETGDVTDSDTEWDIAFRGTTIAVNGGTVTGTNDEPARNGNAGGAIESGLFTDVTTAEGLTFEVDADGAFAIPTGSQEGWYNYNSATFTVTPIPGRVLVFRTHDGKYAKVEILSYYRDAPAEPDAFTDESRVYTFNFVYNPNDGETSLNAN